The Paraburkholderia acidisoli genome contains a region encoding:
- a CDS encoding acyloxyacyl hydrolase, which produces MTQRKSVLRAHLVRGALGALCAFGAASAHADTWGIQLGPGVADNDVKKLDLGLVWDPGLQWWHVGGFHFTVVGEAHVAYWKLDDPNAIYPNTWEFGATPVFRFIKDAGWFRPFFEAGIGVRLLSHVRQTPFRTMSSSFQFADMVGVGAQFGEHQNYQAGFRFQHISNADIKKPNPGLNFSEIYVQYNF; this is translated from the coding sequence ATGACACAAAGAAAATCGGTCTTGCGGGCTCATCTCGTGCGCGGCGCGCTCGGCGCCCTGTGCGCGTTCGGTGCGGCCAGTGCGCACGCGGACACATGGGGCATTCAACTCGGGCCGGGCGTGGCGGACAACGACGTCAAGAAGCTCGATCTGGGTCTGGTCTGGGATCCGGGTCTGCAGTGGTGGCACGTCGGCGGCTTCCACTTCACCGTGGTCGGCGAAGCGCATGTCGCGTACTGGAAGCTCGACGATCCCAACGCGATCTACCCGAACACGTGGGAATTCGGCGCGACGCCGGTATTCCGCTTCATCAAGGACGCCGGATGGTTCCGCCCGTTCTTCGAAGCCGGTATTGGCGTGCGCCTGCTCTCGCACGTGCGCCAGACGCCGTTTCGCACGATGTCTTCGTCGTTCCAGTTCGCCGACATGGTGGGCGTGGGCGCGCAGTTCGGCGAGCACCAGAATTATCAAGCGGGCTTTCGCTTCCAGCACATCTCCAACGCCGACATCAAGAAGCCGAACCCGGGCTTGAACTTCAGCGAAATCTACGTCCAGTACAACTTCTGA
- a CDS encoding type VI secretion system Vgr family protein yields the protein MGAQNIIGAINNGLSQSNRLLKLDNPLGDNLLLPQRVIGYSQIGRHFEFTADLVSASDSIELKTLIAQSVTLWIQQNDQSFLPHHGYVHTARRLGADSGLTSYQIVFASWLHFLRFRSDARIWQDAPADQILTDVFNMHPQAQGAFRFALSKPLPSRSFCVQFEDDWNFVHRIMECEGIFGYFEQASDGKSHTLVITDHLDACPPLSPQTIEFYRAGAGSEANALVQWAGTRTLQSTSLATRTFDYKLPASPANPKGTHVPTLPTQGALPPQNEVYEYTGAYTYGDQDRGDRLSKIRMEEWESRAKRYVGAAGVRSVDAGRWFELDNHPGHATDNAQNRQFVVIKAAWFIENNLPVSHQTADFPHSLKSTLARIESHHAAGRLKIRHDDGNEGFFLVEIEAQRKSMPYRSPLEHHKPAMNLQSAIVVGPANEEVYTDALNRIKVRFHWDRLNDGDEKASCWVRVAMSDTGGGYGSVHVPRIGEEVLISWADGDCDRPLVTGKVYNSATKPNWHSNGLLSGYRSREYQGSGFNQMVMDDATGQNRVQFSSSSTRAQLHLGYLIEHSGNTRGNYLGSGFDLRSDAYGAVRAGRGLYISTWTATSQQMDVQEAHSQLTNSASVLGALSEASTTHHAESLNDGHAALTSFTAATQQDVSGSTSPGRTAGGGTGNANAFGEPVMLLASPAGIALSTQQSVHLAAHAQANLVSGQNTHLATSKSLIASVREKLSLFAQSAGMKFFAAKGKVELRAHSDNIELTAQKTVKVISATEQIEAAAKQEILLTSGGAYIRIKNGNIEIHAPGQIDIKGALHSFAGPTGLKQALPVLPVSATSQMFSQRVDVKPLLGEEFAIPFENIPYAFKDENGNVVNSGRLDADGLTDRVFTPGDTNLKLYVGDDPWRVFVDSQHGAEHDDAPSA from the coding sequence ATGGGCGCACAGAACATAATCGGGGCAATAAACAATGGTTTGTCGCAAAGCAACCGCCTTCTCAAACTGGATAATCCACTGGGCGATAATCTCCTTCTGCCCCAGCGGGTCATCGGTTATTCGCAAATAGGACGTCATTTCGAGTTCACGGCAGATCTTGTATCGGCGTCCGACTCCATCGAACTGAAAACGCTGATAGCCCAATCGGTAACGCTGTGGATTCAGCAAAACGATCAATCCTTTCTGCCTCATCACGGCTACGTGCATACGGCTCGCCGCCTTGGCGCCGATAGCGGTCTTACGAGCTACCAGATCGTCTTCGCATCGTGGTTGCACTTTTTGCGCTTTCGTTCGGATGCGCGAATCTGGCAAGACGCGCCCGCCGACCAGATCCTGACCGATGTCTTCAACATGCACCCGCAGGCTCAAGGCGCATTTCGCTTTGCCCTGAGCAAACCGCTGCCGTCGCGCTCGTTCTGCGTGCAATTCGAGGACGACTGGAATTTCGTCCACCGGATCATGGAATGCGAGGGAATCTTCGGCTACTTCGAGCAGGCGAGCGACGGCAAGTCGCACACGCTCGTGATCACCGACCACCTTGATGCGTGTCCCCCGCTCTCCCCCCAGACCATCGAGTTTTATCGCGCGGGAGCCGGCAGCGAAGCCAACGCGCTGGTGCAATGGGCGGGCACGCGAACACTGCAAAGCACGTCGCTCGCGACCCGCACCTTCGACTACAAATTGCCGGCTTCGCCTGCGAATCCGAAGGGCACGCACGTTCCCACTCTCCCGACCCAAGGCGCGCTCCCCCCGCAAAACGAAGTCTACGAATACACCGGCGCCTACACCTATGGCGACCAGGACCGTGGCGATCGCCTGTCGAAAATCCGCATGGAGGAATGGGAGTCACGGGCCAAGCGCTATGTCGGCGCCGCAGGCGTGCGATCCGTGGATGCCGGCCGTTGGTTCGAGTTGGACAATCACCCCGGGCACGCGACGGACAACGCCCAGAACCGGCAGTTCGTCGTTATCAAGGCCGCGTGGTTCATCGAAAACAACCTGCCCGTTTCTCACCAGACCGCGGATTTTCCACATAGCCTGAAGAGCACGCTGGCGAGAATCGAGTCGCACCACGCCGCCGGGCGGTTGAAGATACGGCACGACGACGGCAACGAAGGCTTCTTCCTCGTCGAGATCGAAGCACAACGCAAGAGCATGCCTTACCGCAGTCCGCTCGAGCACCACAAGCCCGCGATGAACCTGCAGTCGGCGATCGTTGTGGGCCCCGCAAACGAAGAGGTGTATACCGACGCGTTGAACCGGATCAAGGTGCGATTCCACTGGGATCGACTCAACGACGGCGATGAAAAAGCTTCGTGCTGGGTACGCGTTGCCATGTCCGATACGGGCGGCGGCTACGGCAGCGTGCATGTACCGAGAATCGGCGAAGAGGTTCTCATCAGCTGGGCAGATGGCGATTGCGATCGCCCCCTCGTCACCGGCAAGGTCTACAACAGCGCGACGAAGCCCAACTGGCACTCCAACGGCCTGCTGTCCGGCTACCGCTCGAGGGAATATCAGGGCAGCGGCTTTAACCAGATGGTGATGGATGACGCCACGGGTCAAAACCGGGTGCAGTTCTCCTCGTCGAGCACGCGCGCCCAGCTGCATTTGGGGTATCTGATCGAGCATAGCGGCAACACGAGAGGCAACTACCTGGGAAGCGGCTTCGACCTCAGATCCGATGCGTATGGCGCCGTGCGTGCGGGCAGAGGGCTGTATATCTCGACCTGGACGGCGACGAGCCAGCAAATGGATGTCCAGGAAGCGCATTCGCAACTGACGAATTCGGCGAGCGTGCTGGGAGCGCTGTCCGAGGCAAGCACGACGCACCACGCCGAAAGTCTCAACGACGGCCACGCTGCGCTAACGTCGTTCACGGCAGCGACGCAGCAAGACGTTTCAGGTTCGACCTCGCCGGGCCGAACGGCGGGCGGTGGAACGGGTAACGCCAACGCGTTCGGAGAGCCGGTCATGCTACTGGCCAGCCCGGCCGGCATTGCCCTGTCGACGCAGCAATCGGTGCATCTCGCCGCCCATGCCCAGGCCAATCTCGTCAGCGGACAGAACACGCATCTCGCCACCAGCAAGTCGTTGATCGCGAGCGTCAGAGAAAAGCTCAGTCTGTTTGCCCAGAGCGCCGGGATGAAATTTTTTGCCGCCAAAGGCAAGGTTGAACTTCGTGCGCACTCGGACAATATCGAACTGACGGCCCAGAAGACCGTGAAGGTGATATCCGCAACGGAGCAGATCGAAGCAGCGGCGAAACAGGAAATTTTGCTGACTTCCGGCGGTGCGTACATACGCATCAAAAACGGCAATATCGAGATTCACGCGCCCGGCCAGATCGATATCAAAGGCGCGCTGCATTCGTTCGCCGGACCGACCGGGCTGAAACAAGCGCTCCCGGTACTGCCGGTATCGGCGACATCGCAAATGTTCAGTCAGCGCGTCGATGTCAAACCCCTTCTGGGCGAGGAATTCGCGATCCCGTTCGAGAACATTCCTTATGCGTTCAAGGACGAAAACGGCAATGTCGTCAACAGCGGACGTCTCGACGCCGATGGCTTGACTGACCGCGTGTTCACCCCTGGCGACACGAATCTCAAGCTCTACGTCGGCGACGATCCGTGGCGAGTGTTCGTCGACTCGCAACACGGCGCAGAACACGACGACGCTCCATCCGCCTAA
- a CDS encoding XylR family transcriptional regulator — MNRAHVPPSFAAAPPSAPAPRPHRIALLFNANKVYDREIIAGIGHYLRSTRVAWDLFLEDDFRCRLAGIERFEGDGIIADFDDPAVAEALRDCPLPVVAVGSSFEDEAHYPRDVPYIATDNRKLVSLACTHLIGAGLPQLAMYSLPVAQENRWAQERELAFAAIAHAEGMAAPVYRGLATSASVWNQAVEQLGDWLHALPKPVGVIAVTDARARHLLQACLIHGIAVPEQVAIIGIDNDPLTRTLTRIPLSSVIQGTEEMGKTAAHLLHRMLRGARFPGQRIRVPPVGISVLESTRHEPLASPHVMRARHFIRQYACQGIKTEQVADYVGVSRSSLEDYFRRELQCTVHQAILRHKLDAAKALLARRDASSAEVAIRCGFTSLQYMYAVFRRELDCTPREYQDRAGAPPAPDVTASACIDASSR, encoded by the coding sequence ATGAACCGCGCCCACGTTCCGCCTTCGTTCGCCGCTGCCCCGCCCTCCGCTCCTGCGCCGCGGCCGCATCGCATCGCGTTGCTGTTCAACGCGAACAAGGTGTACGACCGCGAGATCATCGCCGGGATCGGCCACTATCTGCGCTCCACGCGCGTGGCGTGGGACCTCTTTCTCGAAGACGATTTCCGTTGCCGGCTCGCGGGAATCGAGCGATTCGAAGGCGACGGCATCATCGCCGACTTCGACGATCCCGCCGTGGCCGAAGCGTTGCGCGATTGCCCGCTGCCCGTGGTGGCCGTGGGGTCGTCGTTCGAAGACGAGGCGCACTATCCGCGCGATGTGCCGTATATCGCCACCGACAACCGCAAGCTCGTCTCGCTCGCCTGCACGCATTTGATCGGCGCGGGTCTGCCGCAACTCGCGATGTACAGCCTGCCGGTGGCGCAGGAGAACCGCTGGGCGCAGGAGCGCGAACTCGCCTTCGCCGCGATCGCGCACGCGGAAGGCATGGCCGCGCCCGTCTATCGCGGTCTCGCGACGAGCGCGTCGGTCTGGAATCAGGCCGTCGAGCAACTGGGCGACTGGCTGCACGCGCTGCCCAAGCCCGTGGGCGTGATCGCCGTCACCGACGCGCGGGCGCGCCACCTTCTACAAGCCTGTCTGATTCACGGCATCGCGGTGCCGGAGCAGGTGGCGATCATCGGCATCGACAACGACCCGCTCACCCGCACGCTCACGCGCATTCCGCTGTCTTCCGTGATTCAGGGCACCGAGGAGATGGGCAAGACCGCCGCGCATCTGCTGCACCGGATGCTGCGCGGTGCACGTTTTCCGGGACAACGCATTCGGGTGCCGCCCGTGGGCATCAGCGTGCTCGAATCGACCCGGCACGAACCGCTGGCGAGCCCGCACGTCATGCGCGCGCGCCACTTCATCCGCCAGTACGCCTGCCAGGGGATCAAGACCGAACAGGTCGCCGATTACGTGGGCGTGTCGCGCTCGTCGCTGGAAGACTATTTCCGGCGTGAACTCCAATGCACGGTCCACCAGGCCATCCTGCGCCACAAGCTCGACGCGGCGAAAGCGCTGCTCGCGCGCCGTGACGCGTCCAGTGCCGAAGTGGCAATCCGCTGCGGGTTCACGTCGCTTCAGTACATGTATGCCGTGTTCCGGCGTGAACTCGATTGCACGCCGCGCGAATATCAGGACCGCGCGGGCGCGCCGCCTGCGCCTGATGTCACCGCGAGCGCATGCATCGATGCATCGTCGCGATAA
- a CDS encoding 3-hydroxybutyryl-CoA dehydrogenase produces MAIETVGIVGAGTMGNGIAQAVAVAGLKALMIDVNEAALQKGVATLTHSLERLVSKGKLEAGARDAALGRIETTTDYQRLAAADLVIEAATENVELKARILKQIEAAARPDAIIASNTSSISITALATTLADPSRFIGMHFFNPVPMMPLVEVISGLQTRAEVAQDVRELATRLDKTPIAVKNAPGFVVNRILVPMINEAFFVLAEGVASAEEIDAGMKLGANHPIGPLALADLIGLDVCLSVMDVFLKDFGDSKYRACPLLREMVAAGQLGRKTGRGVYQYA; encoded by the coding sequence ATGGCAATCGAAACAGTAGGGATCGTAGGCGCGGGCACGATGGGCAACGGCATTGCCCAGGCCGTGGCGGTGGCGGGGCTCAAGGCGCTCATGATCGACGTGAACGAGGCGGCGTTGCAAAAGGGCGTGGCGACGCTCACGCACAGCCTCGAGCGGCTGGTCTCGAAGGGCAAGCTCGAAGCCGGCGCGCGCGACGCGGCGCTCGGCCGTATCGAGACCACGACCGATTACCAGCGTCTCGCGGCCGCGGATCTCGTGATCGAAGCGGCCACGGAAAACGTCGAGCTGAAGGCGCGCATCCTCAAGCAGATCGAAGCGGCGGCGCGGCCCGACGCGATCATCGCCTCGAATACCTCGTCGATTTCGATCACGGCGCTCGCCACCACGCTGGCGGATCCGTCGCGCTTCATCGGCATGCACTTCTTCAACCCGGTGCCGATGATGCCGCTCGTCGAAGTGATCAGCGGCTTGCAGACGCGCGCCGAGGTCGCTCAGGACGTGCGCGAGCTGGCGACGCGCCTCGACAAGACGCCGATCGCCGTAAAGAATGCGCCGGGCTTCGTCGTGAACCGCATTCTCGTGCCGATGATCAACGAGGCGTTTTTCGTGCTCGCGGAAGGTGTGGCGAGCGCCGAGGAAATCGACGCGGGCATGAAGCTCGGCGCGAATCATCCGATCGGGCCGCTCGCGCTCGCGGACCTGATCGGTCTCGACGTATGTCTTTCGGTGATGGACGTGTTTCTCAAAGACTTCGGCGACTCGAAATATCGTGCCTGTCCGCTGCTGCGCGAAATGGTCGCGGCGGGTCAACTGGGCCGCAAGACGGGCCGCGGCGTGTATCAATACGCGTAA
- a CDS encoding aldose epimerase family protein, whose amino-acid sequence MNRLAHPSSEPWGALPGGDAVRLYTLRNAQGMKVSISDLGATLVSWIAPDRAGRLAEVLLGHDTPAAYLSATTYMGGLIGRWANRIAGGRFTLDGIDHALDRNENGNLLHGGANGFNRQLWQVEEDRGALLLRLESPEGDGGFPGNVSVQVRYTLDDDGTLTIDYEGVTDAPTPLNLTSHGYFNLTGEPGSDIRGHVLTLDADAYLEIDPQMIPERIADVSGSAFDFRHGAPLGARLDWPNAQLERARGFDHCYVLRAPDTTPGTLLAAAGRWPVRTVARVYEPASGRELAVATDQRGLQLYTGNYLEGQPGRHGAPCVRHAGLCLEAGGFPNQINMETPAREEVVLRPGKTYRQVTQYQLSVLN is encoded by the coding sequence ATGAACCGTCTTGCTCATCCGTCTTCCGAACCGTGGGGCGCCCTGCCCGGCGGCGACGCCGTCCGGCTCTACACACTGCGCAACGCGCAGGGCATGAAAGTGTCGATCAGCGATCTCGGTGCCACGCTCGTCTCGTGGATCGCGCCCGACCGCGCGGGCCGCCTCGCGGAGGTGCTGCTCGGCCACGACACGCCCGCCGCCTACCTCTCGGCCACGACCTACATGGGCGGCCTGATCGGGCGCTGGGCGAACCGCATCGCGGGCGGCCGCTTCACGCTCGACGGCATCGATCATGCACTCGATCGCAATGAGAACGGCAATTTGCTGCATGGCGGTGCAAACGGTTTCAACCGCCAGCTTTGGCAGGTGGAAGAAGATCGCGGCGCCCTGCTGCTCAGGCTCGAGTCACCGGAAGGCGACGGCGGCTTTCCGGGCAACGTGAGCGTGCAGGTGCGCTACACGCTCGATGACGACGGCACGCTCACGATCGATTACGAAGGCGTCACCGACGCGCCCACGCCGCTCAATCTCACAAGCCATGGCTACTTCAACCTGACCGGCGAGCCGGGCTCCGATATCCGCGGTCACGTCCTCACGCTCGACGCCGACGCCTACCTCGAAATCGATCCGCAGATGATTCCCGAGCGCATCGCCGACGTCTCCGGCAGCGCCTTCGACTTTCGCCACGGCGCACCGCTCGGCGCGCGGCTCGACTGGCCGAACGCGCAGCTCGAACGCGCGCGCGGCTTCGATCATTGCTACGTGCTGCGCGCGCCGGACACGACGCCCGGCACACTGCTCGCCGCGGCGGGCCGCTGGCCCGTGCGCACGGTCGCGCGCGTCTACGAACCGGCCAGCGGACGCGAGCTCGCGGTGGCCACCGACCAGCGCGGCTTGCAGTTGTACACGGGGAATTACCTCGAAGGGCAGCCGGGACGCCACGGCGCGCCCTGCGTGCGCCATGCGGGCTTGTGCCTCGAAGCGGGCGGCTTTCCGAATCAGATCAACATGGAAACGCCCGCGCGCGAAGAAGTGGTGCTGCGACCCGGCAAAACCTATCGCCAGGTCACGCAGTATCAGTTGAGCGTGCTGAACTGA
- a CDS encoding DMT family transporter has product MNPIELAQLVFLAALWGGSFLFIRVGVTDFGVAPLMALRVGIGAAFLLIVLFSRRPAREALGTLRARAWPLLIVGILNSAAPFCLFAWAELTLSAGVTSVINATTPLWGAVVAYVWLKDRLSGPRIVGLVIGFAGVLALVWDQIATRAGNGASTTSAALAALAALVAAALYGVAASYTKRHLTGVDPLTVAAGTMSAATIVLAPFAVATWPAAPVSLHAWAAVLSLGVACTGVAYLLFFRLIASIGPARAITVTFVIPVFGILWGALFLGEGVSVGMVEACVAILIGTALATGFIKRLPGFGTRRSGAGAER; this is encoded by the coding sequence ATGAATCCGATCGAACTCGCGCAACTGGTTTTCCTCGCCGCCCTGTGGGGCGGATCGTTTCTGTTTATCCGTGTCGGCGTGACCGATTTCGGCGTGGCGCCGTTGATGGCGTTGCGCGTCGGTATCGGCGCGGCGTTTCTGCTGATCGTGCTGTTCTCGCGACGTCCCGCGCGCGAGGCGCTCGGCACGTTGCGCGCGCGCGCCTGGCCGCTGCTCATCGTCGGCATTCTCAACTCGGCGGCGCCGTTCTGCCTGTTCGCGTGGGCCGAACTCACGCTCTCGGCGGGAGTGACCTCGGTGATCAACGCGACCACGCCGCTGTGGGGCGCCGTGGTTGCCTACGTGTGGCTCAAGGATCGTTTGAGCGGCCCGCGCATTGTCGGACTCGTGATCGGTTTCGCGGGCGTGCTCGCGCTCGTGTGGGACCAGATCGCCACGCGCGCCGGCAACGGCGCGTCCACCACCTCGGCGGCGCTCGCCGCGTTGGCCGCGCTCGTGGCGGCGGCGCTCTACGGCGTGGCCGCGAGCTACACGAAGCGCCATCTGACCGGCGTCGATCCGCTCACGGTCGCGGCCGGCACCATGAGCGCCGCGACGATCGTGCTCGCGCCGTTCGCCGTCGCCACGTGGCCGGCGGCGCCCGTTTCGCTGCACGCCTGGGCCGCCGTGCTTTCGCTGGGCGTCGCGTGCACGGGCGTGGCTTATCTGTTGTTCTTCCGCCTGATCGCGTCGATCGGCCCGGCGCGCGCGATCACCGTCACGTTCGTGATTCCCGTGTTCGGCATTCTGTGGGGCGCGCTGTTTCTGGGCGAGGGCGTATCGGTCGGCATGGTGGAGGCGTGCGTGGCCATCTTGATCGGCACCGCGCTCGCGACCGGCTTCATCAAGCGTCTGCCGGGCTTCGGCACGCGCCGTAGCGGTGCGGGCGCGGAACGCTGA
- the xylA gene encoding xylose isomerase, translating to MSYFESIPAIRYEGPQSDNPLAYHHYDRTKNVLGKTLEEHLRIAVCYWHSFVWPGVDIFGHGTFHRPWQQPGDAMERARQKADAAFEFFTKLGTPYYTFHDTDVAPEGKDLKDYTENFARMVDYLGERQQASGVKLLWGTANLFSNPRYAGGAATSPNPEVFAYAATQVCHALDATHKLGGDNYVLWGGREGYDTLLNTDLKRERDQFARFLSMVIDHKHRTGFKGTLLIEPKPQEPTKHQYDYDVATVHGFLTQYGLQNEIRVNIEANHATLAGHSFHHEIATAFALGIFGSVDANRGDPQNGWDTDQFPNSVEELTLAFYEILRHGGFSTGGMNFDAKVRRQSVDPEDLFYGHVGAIDILALALERAAVLVENDRLEQFRQQRYAGWDTEFGRKILAGGYSLSSLAADAMAHGVNPQHVSGQQERLENVVNQAIYGQRPA from the coding sequence ATGTCGTACTTCGAATCCATTCCCGCCATTCGCTACGAGGGCCCGCAGTCGGACAATCCGCTTGCGTACCATCACTACGACCGCACGAAGAACGTACTCGGCAAGACGCTCGAAGAGCATCTGCGGATTGCGGTGTGCTATTGGCATTCGTTCGTATGGCCTGGCGTGGACATCTTCGGTCACGGCACGTTTCACCGGCCGTGGCAGCAGCCCGGCGACGCCATGGAGCGCGCGCGCCAGAAAGCCGACGCCGCGTTCGAATTCTTCACGAAGCTGGGCACGCCTTACTACACGTTCCACGACACCGACGTCGCGCCCGAGGGCAAAGACCTGAAGGACTACACGGAAAACTTCGCGCGCATGGTCGACTATCTCGGCGAGCGCCAGCAGGCGAGCGGCGTGAAGTTGCTGTGGGGCACGGCGAACCTGTTCTCGAATCCGCGCTACGCGGGCGGTGCGGCCACGAGCCCGAATCCGGAGGTGTTCGCCTATGCGGCCACCCAGGTGTGCCACGCGCTCGACGCCACGCACAAGCTCGGCGGCGACAACTACGTGCTGTGGGGCGGCCGCGAAGGCTACGACACGCTGCTCAATACCGACCTCAAGCGCGAGCGCGATCAGTTCGCGCGTTTTCTGTCGATGGTGATCGATCACAAGCATCGCACCGGCTTCAAGGGCACGCTCTTGATCGAGCCGAAGCCGCAGGAGCCGACCAAGCATCAATACGATTACGATGTGGCCACGGTGCACGGCTTTCTCACGCAATACGGACTGCAAAACGAAATTCGCGTGAACATCGAAGCCAATCACGCGACGCTCGCCGGTCACTCGTTCCATCACGAGATTGCCACGGCATTTGCGCTCGGCATTTTTGGCAGCGTCGACGCCAATCGCGGCGATCCGCAAAACGGCTGGGATACCGACCAGTTTCCGAACAGCGTCGAGGAGCTCACGCTCGCGTTCTACGAAATCCTGCGCCACGGCGGCTTCAGCACGGGTGGCATGAACTTCGACGCGAAAGTGCGCCGCCAGAGTGTCGATCCCGAAGATCTGTTCTACGGCCACGTGGGCGCGATCGACATCCTCGCGCTGGCGCTCGAACGCGCGGCCGTTCTGGTGGAGAACGACCGCCTCGAGCAATTCCGGCAACAGCGTTACGCGGGCTGGGACACGGAGTTCGGGCGCAAGATTCTCGCGGGCGGCTATTCGCTCTCGTCGCTGGCGGCCGATGCCATGGCGCACGGCGTGAATCCGCAGCACGTGAGCGGCCAGCAGGAACGGCTCGAAAACGTCGTGAATCAGGCGATTTACGGTCAACGGCCGGCATGA
- a CDS encoding MFS transporter yields the protein MKSMPQRRVDSAPPSPLQHRTADATEAVTRKVSRHLLGFLFLLFVVSFLDRINIGFAGLTMMKDLGLSSTQFGLASTLFYIAYIACGIPANLVLARVGARRWIGCIMIAWGLASTATMFATNATTLYWLRMLVGVTEAGFLPGMLLYLTCWFPPAWRARANALFMIAMPVTAAFGSAISGYILKLDGHAGLAGWQWLFVLEGMPAALLGGVAFFYLDDSPRAARWLSADEKRTLEAALDAIPADTASAMPVQDAKAADAVAPTLWQQLRSPVVLRFAAAYFCLVNTLAMVAVWAPLIVKGFSAGASNVTVGLIATIPQLVTIVAMIVWGRRSDRRQERKWHLAMPMLLSGAGCVLSAQAGAPLVQLLGVCLASAGSYTAMSIFWTVPDQAFTPQARAVGIAVINAIGNISSAANPLVVGWLKDMTHSYSAGLVYSAALLVLGAGIVTTLPLGTSNREKKASVATRVAA from the coding sequence ATGAAATCCATGCCGCAACGGCGCGTCGACAGCGCGCCGCCCTCGCCGCTTCAACATCGAACGGCCGACGCCACCGAAGCCGTCACGCGCAAGGTCTCGCGCCATCTGCTCGGCTTTCTGTTTTTGCTGTTCGTCGTGTCGTTTCTCGACCGCATCAACATCGGCTTCGCGGGACTGACGATGATGAAAGACCTCGGTCTTTCGAGCACGCAGTTCGGCCTCGCGAGCACGCTGTTTTATATCGCCTATATCGCGTGCGGCATTCCCGCCAATCTCGTGCTCGCCCGTGTGGGCGCGCGGCGCTGGATCGGCTGCATCATGATCGCGTGGGGTCTCGCCTCCACGGCAACGATGTTCGCGACCAACGCGACCACGCTTTACTGGCTGCGCATGCTGGTGGGCGTGACGGAAGCCGGCTTTCTGCCCGGCATGCTGCTCTATCTCACGTGCTGGTTTCCGCCCGCGTGGCGCGCACGCGCCAATGCGCTCTTCATGATCGCGATGCCCGTGACGGCCGCGTTCGGCTCCGCCATTTCGGGCTACATTCTCAAGCTCGACGGGCACGCCGGGCTCGCGGGCTGGCAATGGCTGTTCGTGCTCGAGGGCATGCCGGCCGCGTTGCTCGGCGGCGTCGCGTTTTTCTATCTCGACGACTCGCCGCGCGCCGCGCGCTGGTTGAGCGCCGATGAAAAGCGCACGCTCGAAGCCGCGCTCGACGCGATTCCCGCCGATACCGCGAGCGCGATGCCCGTGCAAGACGCGAAGGCGGCCGATGCGGTCGCGCCCACGCTCTGGCAGCAATTGCGCTCGCCCGTGGTCCTGCGCTTCGCGGCGGCGTACTTCTGCCTCGTCAACACGCTCGCGATGGTCGCGGTATGGGCGCCGCTCATCGTCAAAGGCTTCAGCGCGGGCGCGAGCAACGTGACGGTGGGATTGATCGCGACGATTCCGCAACTCGTCACCATCGTCGCGATGATCGTGTGGGGACGCCGCTCGGATCGCCGGCAGGAACGCAAATGGCACCTCGCCATGCCGATGCTGTTGTCAGGCGCGGGCTGCGTGCTCAGCGCGCAGGCCGGCGCGCCGCTCGTGCAACTGCTTGGCGTGTGTCTCGCATCGGCGGGCTCGTACACGGCGATGTCGATTTTCTGGACCGTGCCCGATCAGGCCTTCACGCCGCAGGCGCGCGCCGTCGGCATCGCGGTCATCAACGCGATCGGCAATATCAGTTCGGCGGCGAACCCGCTCGTGGTGGGCTGGCTCAAGGACATGACGCACAGCTACAGCGCGGGGCTCGTGTATTCGGCGGCGCTGCTCGTGCTGGGTGCGGGGATCGTGACGACGTTGCCGCTGGGCACGTCGAATCGCGAGAAGAAAGCCAGCGTCGCAACGCGCGTGGCGGCGTGA
- a CDS encoding DUF190 domain-containing protein, with translation MAAGSQLTLYTRRKQKKGHQSAVAWILEAAKAQGVVGVTVLEGYEGLDAHGKLHAAHFFDLADEPAVVLIVADEAAIDALLVTLGASGLELFFTRSSVEYGRLGG, from the coding sequence ATGGCCGCAGGCAGTCAACTCACGCTCTACACCCGCCGCAAGCAGAAGAAAGGCCATCAATCGGCGGTTGCGTGGATACTCGAAGCCGCGAAAGCCCAAGGCGTGGTCGGCGTCACGGTGCTGGAAGGCTATGAAGGCCTCGACGCGCACGGCAAGCTACACGCCGCCCACTTCTTCGATCTCGCCGACGAACCCGCCGTGGTGCTGATCGTCGCCGACGAAGCCGCGATCGACGCCCTGCTCGTGACGCTCGGCGCGAGCGGGCTCGAACTCTTTTTCACACGCAGTTCCGTCGAATACGGCCGTCTCGGCGGCTGA